The following DNA comes from Haloarchaeobius salinus.
AGCGGGTCCGAGTAGATGCAGGCGGTCGTCGTCGCCGCCGGCGAGGGCACCCGGATGCGACCGCTGACCGCGAACCGCCCGAAGCCGACGCTCCCCGTCGCTGGGACGCCACTCGTCGAGCGTGTGCTGGACGCCGCCGCGCCGTACGTCGACGGCTACGTCCTCGTCGTCGGCTACCGCGACGAGGTCATCCGCGACCTCGTCGGCCACGAGTACCGTGGCCTACCGGTCGAGTACGTCGAGCAGACCGAACAGCTCGGGACCGCACACGCCGTCGGTCGAGCCGCGGACGCCGTCGACGGTCGCTTCCTCGTGCTGAACGGCGACGTCGTCGTCACCGACGAGCTGGTGGCCGGGCTGGTCGACGCCGGTGGGACGGCCGTCGCGACGAAGCCCGTTCCCGACCCCTCGAACTACGGCGTCGTCAGCCACGACGATGGACGGCTCACCGAGCTGGTCGAGAAGCCCGAGGACCCGCCGTCGAACCTGGCGAACCTGGGGCTCTACGCGTTCGAGGAGTCCGTCTTCGACGCCATCGACCGTACAGAGTTGAGTGAGCGCGGCGAGTACGAGATCACGGACTCCATCGGCCACCTGCTCGAGGATGGGGAACACGTCTCGGTTGTGGAGTACGACGGGCCCTGGTTGGACGTCGGCCGCCCCTGGGAGCTCCTGTCTGCGACGGAGACGCTGCTGGAGGGGCTAGAGGGTCGCGTCAAGGGTGACGTCGAGGACGGTGCGACGCTGTCGGGCGCGGTCGTCGTCGAGGAGGGGGCTCGCGTCCGTGATGGAGCGTACATCGAGGGCCCAGTGGTGGTGCAGTCTGG
Coding sequences within:
- the glmU gene encoding bifunctional sugar-1-phosphate nucleotidylyltransferase/acetyltransferase, whose amino-acid sequence is MQAVVVAAGEGTRMRPLTANRPKPTLPVAGTPLVERVLDAAAPYVDGYVLVVGYRDEVIRDLVGHEYRGLPVEYVEQTEQLGTAHAVGRAADAVDGRFLVLNGDVVVTDELVAGLVDAGGTAVATKPVPDPSNYGVVSHDDGRLTELVEKPEDPPSNLANLGLYAFEESVFDAIDRTELSERGEYEITDSIGHLLEDGEHVSVVEYDGPWLDVGRPWELLSATETLLEGLEGRVKGDVEDGATLSGAVVVEEGARVRDGAYIEGPVVVQSGADVGPNCFVRGATVIGPDVRVGNAVEVKNSVLMNGTNVAHHAYVGDSVLGRDVNFGAGTKVANLRHDDENVRMTVKGERVDTGRRKFGVVCGDEAKTGINSSLNAGVVLGAGATSEPGEAVMRDR